The DNA window CCGAGCGGCTTCGAGGAGGTCCGCGTCCACAACACGGACGACCTCGAGGGCGTCGACGGCGACACGCAGGCGGTGCGGATCGCCTCGAAGGTCGGCGCTCGGAAACGCGAACTGATCGAGGACGAGGCGGAGGAGCGCGAGATCCGCGTGTTGAACCCGACCTACGTCGAGGTGGAGGTGGACGATGAGTGACCTGAAAGCCCAGAAACGGCTGGCCGCGGACGAGCTCGACGTCGGCAAGGGCCGCGTCTGGCTCGACCCCGACGCCCAGGAGGAGATCGAGGACGCGATCACGCGCGAGGACGTTCGCGAGCTCATCGAGCAGGGAACGATCCGCGCGAAGGAGGCGAAGACGAACTCCCGCGGGCGGGCCCGCGAGCGCGCGGAGAAGCGCTCGTACGGCCACAAGACGGGTGCCGGCTCCCGGAAGGGGAAGGCCGGCGCGCGACAGAACACGAAGGACGACTGGAAGGCGCGGATCCGCGCACAGCGGGCCCGCCTGAAGGAGCTGCGTGACGAGGAGGACGTCCTCGACGCCACGGAGTACCGCACGCTCTACAACAAGGCGAGCGGCGGCGAGTTCGAGGACGTCGCCCGACTGGAGGCGTACATCCGGACGCAGTACGGCTACGAGGTGAACGACTAATGGCGACAGGACCACGATACAAGGTGCCGATGCGGCGCCGCCGCGAGGTCCGGACGGATTACCACCAGAGGTTGCGCCTGCTGAAATCGGGCAAGCCTCGCCTGGTCGCCCGGGTGAGCAACGCTCACGTCAGGGCGCAGCTGGTCACCCCCGGACCCGACGGCGACGAGACCCACGCGGCCGCCTCCAGCGAGGACCTCGCTGAGTACGGCTGGGAGGCCCCGACGGGCAATCTCCCCAGCGCGTACCTCACGGGATACCTCGCGGGCGCTCGCGCGGTCGAGGCCGGCCTCGAGGAGGCCGTCCTCGACATCGGGCTCAACACGGCGACGCCCGGCAACAAGACGTTCGCGGTACAGGAAGGAGCGATCGACGCGGGCCTCGAGATCCCCCACAACGACGACGTGCTGGCCGACTGGTCGCGCACGCGCGGCGAGCACATCGCCGCGTACGCCGAGCAGCTCGACGAGCCGCTGTACGGCGGGGAGTTCGACGCCGGCGAGTTACCCGAGCACTTCGATACCGTGCTCGACGAGCTACAGGAGGACCATGAGTAGACACAACGACGGCTGGGAACCGCGAACGCGGCTCGGCCGCAAGGTACAGAACGGCGACATCACGTCGATGGAACAGGCGCTCGACTCCGGCCTCCCGCTGAAGGAGGCCGAGATCGTCGACCAGCTCCTCCCGGGGCTCGAAGACGAGGTGCTGGACATCAACATGGTCCAGCGCATGACCGACTCCGGCCGGCGCGTGAAGTTCCGGTGTGTCGTGGCGGTGGGCAACCGCGACGGCTACCTCGGCTACGCGCAGGCGCGGGACGACCAGGTCGGCGGCGCGATCCAGAAGGCGATCGACGTCGCGAAGCTGAACGTCATCGAGGTCGACCGCGGCTCGGGCTCGTGGGAGGACCAGCCCGGCGGCACGAACTCGCTGACCCGGACGGCGAAGGGGAAGGCCGGCTCCGTCACCGTGGAGATCAAGCCCGCCCCGCAGGGGCTCGGGCTGGCCGCCGCGGAGACGGTGCGGAACATCCTGGAGCTCGCCGGCGTCGAGGACGCCTGGACGAACTCCGACGGCAACACCCGGACCACGGTGAACCTCGCGAAGGCGACGTTCAACGCCTTAGAGAACGCGGCGCAGTCCCGCACGCCCCAGCACGCGCGCCAGGTCCACTACGACGAGGTGAGCGAGTGATGCAGGCGATCGTTCAGCTCCGCGGGGAGGTCAACGTGAACGAGGGCGTCGTCGACACGCTCGACATGCTGAACGTCGGGCGCGTCAACCACGCGACGTTCGTTCCGGAGACCGACTCCTACCGCGGCATGATCACGAAGGTGAACGACCTCGTCGCCTTCGGCGAGCCGAGCGTCGAGACGGTGGCGGCCACCATCGAGCGGCGCGGCGAGCCCCTCGAGGGCGACGCCGACGTCGACGACGCGTGGGTCGCGGAGAACACCGACTACGACGACGTGGCGGCGCTGGCCGAGGCGATCGTCGCCGAGGAGACGACCCTGCGCGAGCAGGGCGTCTCCCCGACGCTCCGCCTTCACGCGCCCCGCGGCGGCCACGACGGCATCAAACACCCGATCGTGGAGGGCGGCGAGCTCGGTCGTCACTCCACCGAGGAGATGGACGCGCTCCTGGAGGCGATGCGATGACGGACAAGAACCGCAGACAGCGCGGCTCCCGGACGCACGGCGGCGGCACGCACAAGAACCGGCGCGGTGCCGGTCACCGCGGCGGTCGCGGTGCCGCGGGCCGCTCGAAACACGAGTACCACAACTACGGCCCGCTCGGTAAACACGGCTTCAAGCGCCCCGAGGACTCCAAGACGGAGGTCCTCGAGGTCAAAGCCCAGAAGCTCGACGAGGACGCGGCGCTGTACGTCGCGGAGGGCCTCGCCGAGGAGGACGACGGCGCGTACGTCGTCGACGCCCGTGACGTCGTCGAGGACGGTCACGACGCGGACGTGGTGAAGGTGCTCGGCGGCGGACAGGTCCGCCGCGAGCTCCGCGTCACCGCCGACGCGTTCACGGCCGGGGCGGTCGAGGGGATCGAGTCCGCCGGCGGCGAGGCGACGCTCTCGGAGCGCGCCGAGGAGGCGGCCGACGAAGCAGAAAACACTTCCGACGACGAGACCGACGAGGCGTAACGATGAGTTGGAAGGAGGTCGCCGAACCGGTGCTCTCGCGGATGCCCGTCGTGGAGCGGCCCGCGGGTCACGTCCCGTTCAGGCGCAAGCTCATGTGGACGGCGGGGATCCTGCTCGTCTACTTCTTTTTGACCAACATCAATCCGTTCGGCCTCGCGGCCGGACAGGGGAGCGACTTCTTCGGGCAGTTCCGCTCGGTGTTGGCCGGCCAGCAGGGGTCGCTGCTCCAGGTCGGTATCGGACCGATCGTCACCGCGTCGATCGTCTTGCAGCTGCTCGGCGGGGCGAACCTGCTCGGCCTCGACACCGACGACCCGCGCGACCAGGTCCTGTACCAGGGGCTCCAGAAGCTGCTCGTGGTCATCGTGACCGCGTTGACGGCCGCGCCCATGGTGTTCACCGGCGAGTTCCTTCCAGCGGACCAGGCCGTCGGACAGGCGCTCGGGATCGGCGAGTTCGGCGTTCAGTTCCTGATATTCGCGCAGATCTTCGTCGGCGGCGTCCTCATCCTGTTCATGGACGAGATCGTGAGCAAGTGGGGCGTCGGCTCCGGCGTGGGGCTGTTCATCATCGCCGCCGTGAGCCAGCAGATCGTCGGCGGCTTCTTCAGCTTCTCGGCGCTCGGCGCGACCGGCTTCTTCGCGAGCTGGTACGGGATCGTCTTCGGTGACGTTCCCGTCTCGCTGTCGCCGTTCACGGCCGAGGGGCTCCAGAACCTGCTTTTCGCGCCCGGTAACGTCCTCGCGCTGTTCACGACGGTGTTCATCTTCGGGATCGTCGTGTACGCGGAGTCGGTCCGCGTCGAGATCCCGCTGTCACACGCCCGCGTGAAGGGTGCTCGAGGGCGGTTCCCGGTGAAGCTCATCTACGCGTCCGTGCTGCCGATGATCCTCGTTCGCGCGCTCCAGGCGAACGTCCAGTTCCTCGGGCAGATCCTCTCCTCGCAGTGGGCGGGGATGCCCGCGTGGCTCGGCGAGTACAGCGACCAGGGCGAACCCCTCTCCGGGCTGTTCTACTACCTGAACCCGATCCAGGCGCGGACCGAGTGGATGTGGTTCCTCGGGGAGATCCCGGCGTCGGTCGAGCCGTGGATGATCGCCGTCCGGCTCGCCATCGACCTGACGTTCATGGTCGTCGGCGGGGCGGTGTTCGCGATCTTCTGGGTCGAGACCACCGGCATGGGACCGGAGGCGACCGCCCAGCAGATCCAGAACTCCGGGATGCAGATCCCCGGCTTCCGGCGGAACCCGCAGGTCGTCGAGAAGGTCATGGAGCGGTACATCCCGCAGGTGACCGTCATCGGCGGCGCGCTCGTCGGACTGCTCGCCGTGATGGCGAACCTGCTCGGCACCATCGGTCAGGTCTCCGGCACCGGGCTGCTGCTCGCGGTCTCGATCACGTACAAGCTGTACGAGGAGATCGCCGAAGAGCAGCTCATGGAGATGCACCCGATGATGCGCCAGATGTTCGGCAACGAGTGAGAACGGCCCGAACCTAACCGGTCGTTTTGGGCGTTCTCACGCCCCATTTATCGAAACCGCTGAGCCCGTTCTGCGATCGGTCCGATTCCGAGCAGCAGCCATCGCATCTCTCGCCTTTCTGGCGTCCGATAGCGCTCTTACCGTTTCGGTTCGGCCGCGTCGTTCGCCGCTCCGCCGTGCCCGGAGCGCGGGCCTTTTGTCCCGTATCGACGAAGCCGACCCATGGACATCGAGGAGGGCGGGGTCACGGTCGAGGTCCCGGAGGCCCGCGACGGCGCGAGCGAGGGGACCGGCGGCGGCGTCTTCTTCAACCCCACACAGGAGCTGAACCGGGACGTCACGGTCGCGACGTTGCGCGCCTACCGCGACCGCGAGCCGCGCGCGGCGACGTACCTCGACGCGATGGCCGCCTCGGGGATCCGGGGGGTCCGCGCCGCCGCCGAGGGGTACGACGTGACCTGCGCCGACGTCGACGCCGACGCGGTCGACCTCGCCGAGCGGAACCTCGCGGTGAACGACTTCGACGGCGAGGCGGTCCACCGCGACGTCAACGCGCTGTTGTACGACGAGGGCCCCTTCGACGTGATCGATCTCGACCCGTACGGCACGCCGATCCCCTTCGCCGACGCCGCGTTCGCGAACGGGCGGAACCTCGTCTGCGTCACCGCCACCGACACCGC is part of the Halorubrum aethiopicum genome and encodes:
- a CDS encoding 50S ribosomal protein L19e, which encodes MSDLKAQKRLAADELDVGKGRVWLDPDAQEEIEDAITREDVRELIEQGTIRAKEAKTNSRGRARERAEKRSYGHKTGAGSRKGKAGARQNTKDDWKARIRAQRARLKELRDEEDVLDATEYRTLYNKASGGEFEDVARLEAYIRTQYGYEVND
- a CDS encoding 50S ribosomal protein L18 — encoded protein: MATGPRYKVPMRRRREVRTDYHQRLRLLKSGKPRLVARVSNAHVRAQLVTPGPDGDETHAAASSEDLAEYGWEAPTGNLPSAYLTGYLAGARAVEAGLEEAVLDIGLNTATPGNKTFAVQEGAIDAGLEIPHNDDVLADWSRTRGEHIAAYAEQLDEPLYGGEFDAGELPEHFDTVLDELQEDHE
- a CDS encoding 30S ribosomal protein S5 encodes the protein MSRHNDGWEPRTRLGRKVQNGDITSMEQALDSGLPLKEAEIVDQLLPGLEDEVLDINMVQRMTDSGRRVKFRCVVAVGNRDGYLGYAQARDDQVGGAIQKAIDVAKLNVIEVDRGSGSWEDQPGGTNSLTRTAKGKAGSVTVEIKPAPQGLGLAAAETVRNILELAGVEDAWTNSDGNTRTTVNLAKATFNALENAAQSRTPQHARQVHYDEVSE
- a CDS encoding 50S ribosomal protein L30, translating into MQAIVQLRGEVNVNEGVVDTLDMLNVGRVNHATFVPETDSYRGMITKVNDLVAFGEPSVETVAATIERRGEPLEGDADVDDAWVAENTDYDDVAALAEAIVAEETTLREQGVSPTLRLHAPRGGHDGIKHPIVEGGELGRHSTEEMDALLEAMR
- a CDS encoding uL15m family ribosomal protein, with protein sequence MTDKNRRQRGSRTHGGGTHKNRRGAGHRGGRGAAGRSKHEYHNYGPLGKHGFKRPEDSKTEVLEVKAQKLDEDAALYVAEGLAEEDDGAYVVDARDVVEDGHDADVVKVLGGGQVRRELRVTADAFTAGAVEGIESAGGEATLSERAEEAADEAENTSDDETDEA
- the secY gene encoding preprotein translocase subunit SecY, with the protein product MSWKEVAEPVLSRMPVVERPAGHVPFRRKLMWTAGILLVYFFLTNINPFGLAAGQGSDFFGQFRSVLAGQQGSLLQVGIGPIVTASIVLQLLGGANLLGLDTDDPRDQVLYQGLQKLLVVIVTALTAAPMVFTGEFLPADQAVGQALGIGEFGVQFLIFAQIFVGGVLILFMDEIVSKWGVGSGVGLFIIAAVSQQIVGGFFSFSALGATGFFASWYGIVFGDVPVSLSPFTAEGLQNLLFAPGNVLALFTTVFIFGIVVYAESVRVEIPLSHARVKGARGRFPVKLIYASVLPMILVRALQANVQFLGQILSSQWAGMPAWLGEYSDQGEPLSGLFYYLNPIQARTEWMWFLGEIPASVEPWMIAVRLAIDLTFMVVGGAVFAIFWVETTGMGPEATAQQIQNSGMQIPGFRRNPQVVEKVMERYIPQVTVIGGALVGLLAVMANLLGTIGQVSGTGLLLAVSITYKLYEEIAEEQLMEMHPMMRQMFGNE